One region of Microbacterium rhizosphaerae genomic DNA includes:
- a CDS encoding MFS transporter, producing MTLPSESVAPITETTFVATASGEVDPPAPVKGVRRLLWWILPANFAIFAIWGSIPGLLLPQQVTVALGASDKVANMLVISTIGAFAAMIAQPIAGQVSDRTRSRFGRRAPWIILGALAGALSLVGLAFANSLVGFVTAWTLVQITYNFAQGPLSAVMPDRVPIARRGTFATLSGIGLMVGAVGGSVVGAAFFHSIAVGYIFFAVFAVVVLTLFVVFNPDHPSTNFAREPFGFTEFLRTFWVNPVTHPDFFWAFTGRLLLYTGYFGVIGYQLFILTDYLHVTSPETVIPLLSLISLAGVIIATAVSGPLSDKVGRRKPFVFGSSVVMGLALLLPWISPTLTSWMIMTFVMGLGFGMFQAVDTALMSQVLPSAKSFGKDLGVVNIAATLPQTLAPAVGGAIVLSLGYAGLFPVGIVLSILGAVCVWFIKATR from the coding sequence ATGACACTGCCGTCCGAATCGGTCGCCCCCATAACCGAGACCACGTTCGTCGCCACCGCATCCGGCGAGGTCGACCCGCCCGCCCCCGTCAAGGGCGTCCGTCGCCTGCTGTGGTGGATCCTCCCCGCGAACTTCGCGATCTTCGCCATCTGGGGCTCGATTCCCGGTCTGCTGCTGCCCCAGCAGGTCACGGTCGCCCTCGGTGCGAGCGACAAGGTCGCCAACATGCTGGTCATCAGCACGATCGGCGCCTTCGCGGCGATGATCGCCCAGCCCATCGCGGGCCAGGTCTCCGACCGGACGCGCTCGCGCTTCGGCCGTCGTGCGCCGTGGATCATCCTCGGCGCGCTCGCGGGAGCGCTTTCGCTCGTCGGCCTCGCGTTCGCGAACTCGCTCGTCGGGTTCGTCACCGCCTGGACGCTCGTGCAGATCACGTACAACTTCGCGCAGGGCCCGCTGAGCGCGGTCATGCCCGACCGTGTCCCGATCGCCCGCCGCGGCACCTTCGCCACGCTCTCCGGCATCGGCCTCATGGTCGGCGCCGTGGGCGGCTCGGTCGTCGGCGCGGCGTTCTTCCACAGCATCGCCGTCGGCTACATCTTCTTCGCGGTGTTCGCCGTCGTCGTCCTGACGCTCTTCGTGGTGTTCAACCCGGACCACCCGAGCACGAACTTCGCACGCGAGCCGTTCGGCTTCACCGAGTTCCTCCGCACCTTCTGGGTCAACCCCGTCACGCACCCGGACTTCTTCTGGGCCTTCACGGGCCGCCTCCTGCTGTACACGGGCTACTTCGGCGTCATCGGCTACCAGCTGTTCATCCTCACCGACTACCTGCACGTGACGTCGCCGGAGACGGTCATCCCGCTCCTCAGCCTGATCAGCCTCGCCGGCGTCATCATCGCGACAGCGGTCTCGGGCCCGCTGTCCGACAAGGTCGGCCGTCGCAAGCCCTTCGTCTTCGGCTCGTCGGTCGTCATGGGCCTCGCCCTGCTGCTGCCGTGGATCTCGCCGACCCTGACCTCGTGGATGATCATGACCTTCGTCATGGGTCTCGGCTTCGGCATGTTCCAGGCCGTCGACACGGCGCTCATGAGCCAGGTGCTGCCGTCGGCCAAGTCGTTCGGCAAGGACCTGGGCGTCGTCAACATCGCGGCCACGCTGCCGCAGACGCTCGCCCCGGCCGTCGGCGGTGCCATCGTGCTGTCGCTCGGCTATGCGGGCCTCTTCCCCGTCGGCATCGTCCTCAGTATCCTCGGCGCCGTCTGCGTCTGGTTCATCAAGGCGACGCGCTGA
- a CDS encoding TetR/AcrR family transcriptional regulator, with product MAKRGSYAKGVAKREEILTRALEVIAREGFRGASVREIADAVGLSQAGLLHYFGSKEQLFVEILRKRDEVDAGRFDPNEVDLTSMREGFLRVIRHNSEVPGVVELFSRLAVEASDTAHPAHEYYLERSALIRQLFTETVRKEQSAGRITDRVDAEVVGRLFQAASDGMQLQWLLDPDVDMAATVDALFQLLAPAPAQAEAASS from the coding sequence ATGGCGAAGAGGGGTTCGTACGCGAAGGGCGTCGCGAAGCGCGAGGAGATCCTCACGCGCGCCCTCGAGGTGATCGCCCGCGAGGGCTTCCGCGGCGCATCCGTCCGCGAGATCGCGGATGCCGTCGGCCTCAGCCAGGCCGGACTCCTCCACTACTTCGGCTCCAAGGAGCAGCTGTTCGTCGAGATCCTCCGCAAGCGCGACGAGGTGGACGCCGGTCGGTTCGATCCGAACGAGGTGGACCTCACCTCGATGCGCGAGGGCTTTCTGCGCGTCATCCGGCACAACAGCGAGGTCCCCGGCGTCGTCGAGCTCTTCTCGCGGCTCGCGGTCGAGGCCAGCGACACGGCGCATCCTGCGCACGAGTACTACCTGGAGCGCAGCGCTCTCATCCGCCAACTGTTCACCGAGACCGTGCGCAAGGAGCAGTCGGCCGGGCGCATCACCGACCGGGTCGACGCCGAGGTCGTCGGCCGCCTGTTCCAGGCCGCGTCGGACGGGATGCAGCTGCAGTGGCTCCTCGATCCCGACGTCGACATGGCTGCGACGGTCGACGCCCTGTTCCAGCTGCTGGCGCCGGCTCCTGCCCAGGCAGAGGCGGCATCCAGCTGA